Proteins encoded in a region of the Excalfactoria chinensis isolate bCotChi1 chromosome 16, bCotChi1.hap2, whole genome shotgun sequence genome:
- the FBXO21 gene encoding F-box only protein 21 isoform X2, with the protein MAAAETERLCLTDLPGELLELILCCDVLGAADIGRVACTCRRLREACQPRGKVWRERFRLRWPSLLKYYSHTDSVSWLEEYKARHNAGLEAQRIVASFSKRFFSEHVPCDGFSDIETLGCPSHFFEDELMCILNMEGRKGLTWKYYAKKILYFLRQQNILKNLKEYLQRPADQQSFLEGAVLIDQYCNPLSDICLKSVQAQVDEITDKVRKVLRTKNPRHPSVASKAGEVLIPEVELQRQVLDAMNCVLYEQLKYKGNELDYYNSLNSYIHQVLIRRTGIPISLSVLYLTIARQLGVKLEPVNFPSHFLLRWCQGKEGTDIFDYTYIDAFGKGKRLTVKECEYLIGHHVTEEFYGVVTSKEVLQRMVGNLLNLGKRESTDQSYQLLRDSLDLYLAMYPDNVQHLMLQARLYFHLGIWPEKVLDILQHIQALDPSQHGAVGYLVQHTLEHIERRKEEVGPEVKHRSDEKHKEVCFSIGLIMKHKRYGYNCVIYGWDPACMMGHEWIRNMNVHSLPHGPHQPFYNVLVEDGSCRYAAQENLEHNAEPREIPHPDIGRYFSEFTGTHYLANTELEIRYPEDLELTCATVQKIYSSGKE; encoded by the exons atggcggcggccgAGACGGAGCGGTTGTGTCTGACGGACCTGCCGGGCGAGCTGTTGGAGCTCATCCTCTGCTGCGACGTGCTGGGCGCCGCCGACATCGGGCGGGTAGCGTGCACCTGCCGACGGCTGCGGGAGGCCTGTCAGCCCCGCGGCAAGGTGTGGAGGGAGCGCTTCCGCCTCAG GTGGCCATCACTACTGAAGTACTACAGCCACACAGACAGCGTTAGCTGGCTTGAAGAATACAAAGCACGGCACAATGCTGGCCTAGAAGCCCAGAGAATTGTAGCTTCCTTCTCCAAAAGGTTCTTCTCAGAGCAT GTTCCCTGTGATGGATTCAGTGACATTGAGACTCTTGGGTGCCCCAGTCACTTTTTTGAGGATGAGCTGATGTGTATCCTTAACATGGAAGGCAG GAAAGGTCTCACCTGGAAGTACTATGCAAAGAAAATTCTATACTTCCTCCGGCAACAGAATATATTAAAGAATCTGAAGGAGTATCTCCAGCGCCCCGCTGACCAGCAGTCGTTTCTAGAGG gtGCTGTTTTAATTGACCAATActgtaatccactgtcagaCATCTGTTTAAAAAGTGTCCAGGCGCAGGTGGATGAGATCACAGACAAAGTGCGCAAAGTCCTCCGGACAAAAAATCCAAGACACCCCAGCGTGGCTTCCAAGGCAG GAGAGGTCCTGATTCCAGAAGTGGAGCTTCAGCGGCAGGTACTTGATGCTATGAATTGTGTCCTATACGAGCAgttaaaatacaaaggaaacGAACTGGATTACTATAACTCCCTGAATTCATACATTCATCAG GTTTTGATCCGCAGAACAGGAATTCCTATCAGTTTGTCTGTGCTGTATTTGACAATTGCCAGGCAGCTGGGAGTCAAACTTGAACCAGTCAACTTCCCTAGTCACTTTCTGCTGCGATGGTGTCAAGGAAAAGAAGG CACAGATATCTTTGATTACACCTACATTGATGCCTTTGGGAAGGGGAAGCGGCTGACGGTGAAGGAGTGTGAATACCTCATAGGCCACCATGTGACAGAGGAGTTCTATGGGGTGGTGACTTCAAAGGAGGTCCTGCAGCGTATGGTGGGAAATCTCCTCAACCTGGGCAAGAG AGAAAGCACTGATCAGTCTTATCAACTCTTGAGAGACTCGTTGGATCTGTACCTGGCCATGTATCCGGACAATGTGCAGCATCTAATGCTCCAGGCTAGGTTATACTTCCACCTGGGAATCTGGCCAGAAAAG GTTCTGGACATCCTGCAGCATATTCAGGCTTTGGATCCATCGCAGCACGGCGCCGTTGGGTACCTGGTGCAGCACACCCTGGAGCACATCGAACGTCGGAAGGAGGAGGTGGGACCTGAGGTGAAGCACCGTTCAGATGAGAAGCACAAAGAGGTCTGCTTCTCAATTGGGCTGATTATGAAACACAAGAG GTATGGCTACAACTGTGTGATTTATGGCTGGGATCCCGCCTGCATGATGGGACACGAATGGATCCGAAATATGAATGTCCACAGCCTCCCCCACGGCCCCCACCAGCCCTTCTACAACGTGCTCGTGGAAGATGGCTCTTGCAGATACGCTGCTCAAG AGAACCTGGAGCACAACGCGGAGCCTCGGGAGATCCCACACCCCGACATCGGCCGCTACTTCTCCGAGTTCACGGGCACTCACTACCTGGCCAATACTGAGCTGGAGATCCGGTACCCGGAGGACCTGGAGCTGACGTGTGCCACAGTTCAGAAGATCTACAGTTCAGGCAAGGAGTGA
- the TESC gene encoding calcineurin B homologous protein 3 isoform X4 encodes MGSAQSVPPEMRALAERTGFTSEQIEQLHRRFKQLSHNRKTIRKEDFDTIPDLEFNPIRARIVHAFFDKRNLRKAPAGLAEEINFEDFLTIMSYFRPIEMDMDEERLESFRKEKLKFLFHMYDADYDGIITLQEYKNVLDELMSGNPHLEKESLRAIAEGAMLEAASACMARTGPDEVYEGITFEDFLKVWKGIDIETKMHVRFLTMEAIAHCY; translated from the exons atGGGCTCCGCGCAGTCCGTGCCCCCCGAGATGCGGGCGCTGGCGGAGCGCACCGGCT TCACCTCGGAGCAGATCGAGCAGCTCCACCGGCGCTTCAAGCAGCTGAGCCACAACAGGAAGACCATCCG CAAAGAGGACTTCGACACCATCCCCGACCTCGAGTTCAACCCCATCAGGGCCCGAATTGTGCACGCCTTCTTCGACAAGCG GAACCTGCGGAAGGCGCCGGCCGGGCTGGCAGAGGAGATCAACTTCGAGGACTTCCTGACCATCATGTCCTACTTCAGACCCATCGAGATGGACATGGACGAGGAGCGGCTGGAGAGCTTCCGCAAGGAGAAGCTCAAAT TCCTCTTCCATATGTACGACGCTGACTACGACGGGATCATCACGCTGCAGGAGTACAAAAAC GTGCTGGATGAGCTGATGTCTGGGAACCCCCACCTGGAGAAGGAGTCGCTGCGCGCCATCGCCGAGGGGGCCATGCTGGAGGCAGCCAGTGCGTGCATGGCCCGCACG GGCCCGGACGAGGTGTACGAGGGCATCACCTTCGAGGACTTCCTGAAG GTGTGGAAGGGGATCGACATCGAGACCAAAATGCACGTCCGCTTCCTCACCATGGAGGCCATCGCGCACTGCTACTGA
- the TESC gene encoding calcineurin B homologous protein 3 isoform X1, whose translation MGSAQSVPPEMRALAERTGFTSEQIEQLHRRFKQLSHNRKTIRKEDFDTIPDLEFNPIRARIVHAFFDKRNLRKAPAGLAEEINFEDFLTIMSYFRPIEMDMDEERLESFRKEKLKFLFHMYDADYDGIITLQEYKNVLDELMSGNPHLEKESLRAIAEGAMLEAASACMARTGPDEVYEGITFEDFLKVGASLRSPPPTSTRPRSPLPCRCGRGSTSRPKCTSASSPWRPSRTATDLGQDGAFPAPQCRHKAAFRSLEP comes from the exons atGGGCTCCGCGCAGTCCGTGCCCCCCGAGATGCGGGCGCTGGCGGAGCGCACCGGCT TCACCTCGGAGCAGATCGAGCAGCTCCACCGGCGCTTCAAGCAGCTGAGCCACAACAGGAAGACCATCCG CAAAGAGGACTTCGACACCATCCCCGACCTCGAGTTCAACCCCATCAGGGCCCGAATTGTGCACGCCTTCTTCGACAAGCG GAACCTGCGGAAGGCGCCGGCCGGGCTGGCAGAGGAGATCAACTTCGAGGACTTCCTGACCATCATGTCCTACTTCAGACCCATCGAGATGGACATGGACGAGGAGCGGCTGGAGAGCTTCCGCAAGGAGAAGCTCAAAT TCCTCTTCCATATGTACGACGCTGACTACGACGGGATCATCACGCTGCAGGAGTACAAAAAC GTGCTGGATGAGCTGATGTCTGGGAACCCCCACCTGGAGAAGGAGTCGCTGCGCGCCATCGCCGAGGGGGCCATGCTGGAGGCAGCCAGTGCGTGCATGGCCCGCACG GGCCCGGACGAGGTGTACGAGGGCATCACCTTCGAGGACTTCCTGAAGGTTGGTGCCTcgctccgctccccgccgcccaCCAGCACCCGGCCCCGCTCACCCCTTCCCTGCAGGTGTGGAAGGGGATCGACATCGAGACCAAAATGCACGTCCGCTTCCTCACCATGGAGGCCATCGCGCACTGCTACTGACCTGGGGCAGGATGGAGCCTTCCCAGCGCCGCAGTGCCGGCACAAGGCCGCGTTCCGCTCTTTAGAACCGTAA
- the FBXO21 gene encoding F-box only protein 21 isoform X1 encodes MAAAETERLCLTDLPGELLELILCCDVLGAADIGRVACTCRRLREACQPRGKVWRERFRLRWPSLLKYYSHTDSVSWLEEYKARHNAGLEAQRIVASFSKRFFSEHVPCDGFSDIETLGCPSHFFEDELMCILNMEGRKGLTWKYYAKKILYFLRQQNILKNLKEYLQRPADQQSFLEGAVLIDQYCNPLSDICLKSVQAQVDEITDKVRKVLRTKNPRHPSVASKAGEVLIPEVELQRQVLDAMNCVLYEQLKYKGNELDYYNSLNSYIHQVLIRRTGIPISLSVLYLTIARQLGVKLEPVNFPSHFLLRWCQGKEGSTDIFDYTYIDAFGKGKRLTVKECEYLIGHHVTEEFYGVVTSKEVLQRMVGNLLNLGKRESTDQSYQLLRDSLDLYLAMYPDNVQHLMLQARLYFHLGIWPEKVLDILQHIQALDPSQHGAVGYLVQHTLEHIERRKEEVGPEVKHRSDEKHKEVCFSIGLIMKHKRYGYNCVIYGWDPACMMGHEWIRNMNVHSLPHGPHQPFYNVLVEDGSCRYAAQENLEHNAEPREIPHPDIGRYFSEFTGTHYLANTELEIRYPEDLELTCATVQKIYSSGKE; translated from the exons atggcggcggccgAGACGGAGCGGTTGTGTCTGACGGACCTGCCGGGCGAGCTGTTGGAGCTCATCCTCTGCTGCGACGTGCTGGGCGCCGCCGACATCGGGCGGGTAGCGTGCACCTGCCGACGGCTGCGGGAGGCCTGTCAGCCCCGCGGCAAGGTGTGGAGGGAGCGCTTCCGCCTCAG GTGGCCATCACTACTGAAGTACTACAGCCACACAGACAGCGTTAGCTGGCTTGAAGAATACAAAGCACGGCACAATGCTGGCCTAGAAGCCCAGAGAATTGTAGCTTCCTTCTCCAAAAGGTTCTTCTCAGAGCAT GTTCCCTGTGATGGATTCAGTGACATTGAGACTCTTGGGTGCCCCAGTCACTTTTTTGAGGATGAGCTGATGTGTATCCTTAACATGGAAGGCAG GAAAGGTCTCACCTGGAAGTACTATGCAAAGAAAATTCTATACTTCCTCCGGCAACAGAATATATTAAAGAATCTGAAGGAGTATCTCCAGCGCCCCGCTGACCAGCAGTCGTTTCTAGAGG gtGCTGTTTTAATTGACCAATActgtaatccactgtcagaCATCTGTTTAAAAAGTGTCCAGGCGCAGGTGGATGAGATCACAGACAAAGTGCGCAAAGTCCTCCGGACAAAAAATCCAAGACACCCCAGCGTGGCTTCCAAGGCAG GAGAGGTCCTGATTCCAGAAGTGGAGCTTCAGCGGCAGGTACTTGATGCTATGAATTGTGTCCTATACGAGCAgttaaaatacaaaggaaacGAACTGGATTACTATAACTCCCTGAATTCATACATTCATCAG GTTTTGATCCGCAGAACAGGAATTCCTATCAGTTTGTCTGTGCTGTATTTGACAATTGCCAGGCAGCTGGGAGTCAAACTTGAACCAGTCAACTTCCCTAGTCACTTTCTGCTGCGATGGTGTCAAGGAAAAGAAGG AAGCACAGATATCTTTGATTACACCTACATTGATGCCTTTGGGAAGGGGAAGCGGCTGACGGTGAAGGAGTGTGAATACCTCATAGGCCACCATGTGACAGAGGAGTTCTATGGGGTGGTGACTTCAAAGGAGGTCCTGCAGCGTATGGTGGGAAATCTCCTCAACCTGGGCAAGAG AGAAAGCACTGATCAGTCTTATCAACTCTTGAGAGACTCGTTGGATCTGTACCTGGCCATGTATCCGGACAATGTGCAGCATCTAATGCTCCAGGCTAGGTTATACTTCCACCTGGGAATCTGGCCAGAAAAG GTTCTGGACATCCTGCAGCATATTCAGGCTTTGGATCCATCGCAGCACGGCGCCGTTGGGTACCTGGTGCAGCACACCCTGGAGCACATCGAACGTCGGAAGGAGGAGGTGGGACCTGAGGTGAAGCACCGTTCAGATGAGAAGCACAAAGAGGTCTGCTTCTCAATTGGGCTGATTATGAAACACAAGAG GTATGGCTACAACTGTGTGATTTATGGCTGGGATCCCGCCTGCATGATGGGACACGAATGGATCCGAAATATGAATGTCCACAGCCTCCCCCACGGCCCCCACCAGCCCTTCTACAACGTGCTCGTGGAAGATGGCTCTTGCAGATACGCTGCTCAAG AGAACCTGGAGCACAACGCGGAGCCTCGGGAGATCCCACACCCCGACATCGGCCGCTACTTCTCCGAGTTCACGGGCACTCACTACCTGGCCAATACTGAGCTGGAGATCCGGTACCCGGAGGACCTGGAGCTGACGTGTGCCACAGTTCAGAAGATCTACAGTTCAGGCAAGGAGTGA
- the TESC gene encoding calcineurin B homologous protein 3 isoform X3, with protein MGSAQSVPPEMRALAERTGFTSEQIEQLHRRFKQLSHNRKTIRKEDFDTIPDLEFNPIRARIVHAFFDKRNLRKAPAGLAEEINFEDFLTIMSYFRPIEMDMDEERLESFRKEKLKFLFHMYDADYDGIITLQEYKNVLDELMSGNPHLEKESLRAIAEGAMLEAARPGRGVRGHHLRGLPEGVEGDRHRDQNARPLPHHGGHRALLLTWGRMEPSQRRSAGTRPRSAL; from the exons atGGGCTCCGCGCAGTCCGTGCCCCCCGAGATGCGGGCGCTGGCGGAGCGCACCGGCT TCACCTCGGAGCAGATCGAGCAGCTCCACCGGCGCTTCAAGCAGCTGAGCCACAACAGGAAGACCATCCG CAAAGAGGACTTCGACACCATCCCCGACCTCGAGTTCAACCCCATCAGGGCCCGAATTGTGCACGCCTTCTTCGACAAGCG GAACCTGCGGAAGGCGCCGGCCGGGCTGGCAGAGGAGATCAACTTCGAGGACTTCCTGACCATCATGTCCTACTTCAGACCCATCGAGATGGACATGGACGAGGAGCGGCTGGAGAGCTTCCGCAAGGAGAAGCTCAAAT TCCTCTTCCATATGTACGACGCTGACTACGACGGGATCATCACGCTGCAGGAGTACAAAAAC GTGCTGGATGAGCTGATGTCTGGGAACCCCCACCTGGAGAAGGAGTCGCTGCGCGCCATCGCCGAGGGGGCCATGCTGGAGGCAGCCA GGCCCGGACGAGGTGTACGAGGGCATCACCTTCGAGGACTTCCTGAAG GTGTGGAAGGGGATCGACATCGAGACCAAAATGCACGTCCGCTTCCTCACCATGGAGGCCATCGCGCACTGCTACTGACCTGGGGCAGGATGGAGCCTTCCCAGCGCCGCAGTGCCGGCACAAGGCCGCGTTCCGCTCTTTAG
- the TESC gene encoding calcineurin B homologous protein 3 isoform X2, producing MGSAQSVPPEMRALAERTGFTSEQIEQLHRRFKQLSHNRKTIRKEDFDTIPDLEFNPIRARIVHAFFDKRNLRKAPAGLAEEINFEDFLTIMSYFRPIEMDMDEERLESFRKEKLKFLFHMYDADYDGIITLQEYKNVTYGGTGVLPAAAPPTAAPTAPQVLDELMSGNPHLEKESLRAIAEGAMLEAASACMARTGPDEVYEGITFEDFLKVWKGIDIETKMHVRFLTMEAIAHCY from the exons atGGGCTCCGCGCAGTCCGTGCCCCCCGAGATGCGGGCGCTGGCGGAGCGCACCGGCT TCACCTCGGAGCAGATCGAGCAGCTCCACCGGCGCTTCAAGCAGCTGAGCCACAACAGGAAGACCATCCG CAAAGAGGACTTCGACACCATCCCCGACCTCGAGTTCAACCCCATCAGGGCCCGAATTGTGCACGCCTTCTTCGACAAGCG GAACCTGCGGAAGGCGCCGGCCGGGCTGGCAGAGGAGATCAACTTCGAGGACTTCCTGACCATCATGTCCTACTTCAGACCCATCGAGATGGACATGGACGAGGAGCGGCTGGAGAGCTTCCGCAAGGAGAAGCTCAAAT TCCTCTTCCATATGTACGACGCTGACTACGACGGGATCATCACGCTGCAGGAGTACAAAAACGTAACGTATGGGGGCACTGGGGTCCTCCCCGCTGCCGCGCCGCCCACCGCAGCCCCCACTGCCCCGCAGGTGCTGGATGAGCTGATGTCTGGGAACCCCCACCTGGAGAAGGAGTCGCTGCGCGCCATCGCCGAGGGGGCCATGCTGGAGGCAGCCAGTGCGTGCATGGCCCGCACG GGCCCGGACGAGGTGTACGAGGGCATCACCTTCGAGGACTTCCTGAAG GTGTGGAAGGGGATCGACATCGAGACCAAAATGCACGTCCGCTTCCTCACCATGGAGGCCATCGCGCACTGCTACTGA